The region CGGCGTTGCTCGGAAACATCTCGAAATACCATCACACATCCAGCAACTAGTCCATCTACACCAATAATCGGAGCACAACTATCATCAATATCAATGGTTTCCCCATTGCGCCGGACTAGGGCTACTGCATCATGTAAGGACTGATTCACCTGAGAACTAATCGCGGCACTAACGGGTGAGGAATAAGGGGCTTGAGTTTTAGTGTTAATCAGATTCAGAACCGTCGAAAATTTTTGTCCCACGCCTTCTTGATGAGGCCAATCAGTTAAAATCTCCGCCACCGGATTCATTAGGATAATCGTTTCGTTGGCATCAGTCATTATGACAGCGTCCCCAATACTAGCTAGGGTTACTTCTAAAAATTCTTCCTGTTGATTGGCTTGAGATTCCCCACGATAACGCAGTCTGACTTCATGGTAAACCCAAACCAAAATCACAATCAAAATTAATAGGGTAATGCCAAGATTAGTCCAAATTATGAGTGGGCTTGACTCTCGTGAATCCCCAAAAGCCTGTTGCAGTTGCTCCAATAAAAGCAATTCTCGGTCTTCAATTCTCTCTAGGAGCTTAAGCAAATCCGCAACTATAGAGTTAGATTGTTGTCTGATATAAGTTTGTCTAATGTAACTAAGGCTTTGACGATTAGTATCATTAATTAGTTGATTGAGAATTTTACTATTTTTATCTATTAATAATTTTAATTGCCCGATATCTACCTGTTGTTTTGAGTTACCCTCTATCAGAATACTCAATTGGTCTAAGTTTTGATAAATATTCTTGATGTGAAGATCATAACTATTTAAAATAGTGGTACTTTTATTAGAAATGCTATAGTCTCGGACATCTAACTGAGTTTCACGGAGAGATAACCTTAATCCATTAATTTGACTCAAGACCTCTTGGGTATAAATTACTGATCTTGAGAGCTTATCAGAATTAGAGACTGTCCACAGAGTTGGAAATACTGAAACAATTCTCAGGGCAATCACTAGGCTAAAAGCCAGGCTCAATTTCCAAAAAAATCGATCTTTGTGCTGTTGACTGATGCGCTCCTGGGTCTGTCGACTAATATTTTCGGTCAGCCGCCGTTTTTGAATTTCAATCATCACTTGCCGTGCTAATTTCGCCATCATTAGCATTTGGCCCGGTGTTAATTCTCGGGGCAGAAAATCAATAATACATAAAACCCCCAGTTCATAACCATCGGGGGTTATTAGAGGGACTCCTGCATAAAACCGAATCAATTGCTCCTTGAGATACCTCGGCTGATCCTTAAACACCGGGTCTTGGAGCGTGTCGGGAACGATCAGTATCTGCTGCCGTTTCAAGGCGATATTACAGTAAGAGGTTTCCCGTGGAGCTTCTGTTAAATCACAACCAACTTGGGATTTAAACCATAATCGATCCTGATCCATTAGTCCAAATAGAGCAATCGGCACCTGACAAACTTCCTTCAGGGTTAAGACAATTTGGTCAAAGGAATAGTCGGGAATCGTATCTAAGAGACGACAACTTTTTAGGATTTCCAGGCGTTTCTCTTCGTAGGTATCGGTTTGTTCGTGCATTGGTCTTCCTAAACTATAAAGTCTGGTAATAGCTGGGATAGATCCGGTACTTCCGAGGCTGTCCAGTTTAGACAAAATTGATAAAACTCTGGCTCTGGCACAGGTTGACTAAATAAATAGCCTTGGAGTTGATCACAGCCTAGATTTTGTAAAAACCGAGCCTCAGTAACGGTTTCGACTCCTTCTGCAACTACTCGCAAATTCAGTTCATGGCACAATTGAATTACCGCCTTAACAATGCTGGCATTCCTAGGATTGGTATCCAGACCCCGGACAAAGCACTGATCAATTTTGACCACATTTACCGGAAGCACTTGCAAGTATTCTAAAGAGGAATAACCGGTACCAAAATCATCGACCGCCAGGGTGATCCCCAGATTTGCCAGGGAAGTTAAGATTTGACAGGTCCGTGGGACATTAGCAATTAAGCAGGATTCCGTAATTTCTAATTCCAGGAAGTTTGGCCGTAGCATAAGTCCATGGGTGTAAAGCAAGTTGGCAATAGTTTGGTCTAAATTAGCCTGACGAAATTGCAGAGGGGACAGATTCACCGCAATTTTTAAGGGCGGTAAGCCCAGATTGTTCCATCGTTTTTGATCCTTACAGACCTGTTCTAAGACCTTTAAGCCAATGAGAACAATTAGACCAGTAGCTTCGGCAATGGGAATGAATTGTGCTGGCGGTAAAAGGCCTTTTTGGGGATGTCGACAGCGGACTAAGGCTTCGGCCCCGACAATTTCTCCGGTATTACCATCAATTTTCGGCTGATAAAATACCCGAAACCAAGATTCTTCCAGGGCTTGGCTCAACTCATCTTCCAAAACTAATTTCTCTAGGTTTTGTTCCCGGTGATGGGACGAATAAAATTCGTAGGCTATTTCCTGGGATACTTGACTAGCCGCAAAATCAGCTTTTTCCACCAGGCCCTCCAAGCAAACATCATCTTCCGGAAAACAACTGATTCCCGTGAGTATTGATAAACGGGTGCGAAAAGTCCCGATCTGAATGGGTTTAGCCATTACCCCATGAATTAATTCAACCAAGTGTTGAATTTCTGCCCGAGTCTTGGGGATCGTCGCAATAATCAGATAACGGTCATGATCCATTAAGAAAAGAGCATCCTCTTGTTCCAACTGACTCCTGAGGCGACGGGTTAACTCCAGAATCAGTTCTTGCCGCTCCTTCGGGTTAAGTATTATTTCCACCTGGCGCAGTTGTAAAATCTGAAGCGAGAGAATCCCAACTAATTCCTCCAATGTGTTGCGGGTAGCTACCGTCTCATTGAATTTTTGCCGTAACAAGAAGCGGTTTGGCAGGCCAGAGTCCGGGTCGTAATGATAAATTTGCTCTAACTTTTCCCGTTCCCGCGCCACCTTGCTGTCAATGTACTGCTCTTGAGAATTAGCCTTGGCTAAACGAGTTGAAATAGCTTCGAGGAGATCTGCCCGACTAAAAGGTTTGGTGACATAGTCATCTGCTCCCAATTTCATGCCGGTGCGTTGGTCAGTCCGCTCCGCTCGGGCCGTGAGAAAAATAAAGGGGATCATTTCGGTGTCTGGCTTTTGTCGCAATGCGGTTAACACTCCGTAACCATCTAATTGGGGCATCATAATATCGCACAAAATTAAATTGGGATGATTATCCTGGGCAATTTTTAAGCCAGAAATACCGTTCTCGGCTACCAATACTGTACATCCCTCATCCGTGAGCATTTCTGCAATATTTTCTCGGATGCTTTCATCATCTTCAATCACTAAAATTAGGATATTTGCTGTATCCATTATGTACACCTCTTAAAGTTTTAATTTAGACCTAAAATTTGAAAAGTAAAACTGGAGAAAATTGACTCTCTAGAGCAACAAGTTGACCAGATGCACCTCGTTTTTACAACTGGTCAATAATTCAAGATGTCAAAATCCATCGAAAGTATTTTTTTAGCAGAGATTTCTAGATAGTGGTTTTTGATTTACTGAAGTCAGCTTAGTAAGTCTAAAATGCTTGATATACAAGGATTTAGTATATTACATGCATTCGAAATCACCATAAAAAGTATAAACAATTACAAAATTTTTAAGGGCACCCAATCCACCAAAGCTGAAGTCATCAACTTGAACGATTATTCGGAACGAAATCTCTTAATTGGTCTGGTAGTGAAACTATTTTTGCAGTCTGCCGCTATTCTAATCTCATTGTCCTTTCAATTGCCGTACATTATCGTACACAATACACATCAAATAGATTGAATGTTTTTATTTTGTGATTGAATTTACATATAATATTTTTATTTTAGTCAGATCGATTTAAAATCATAACTAATAAATTCCTGATAGATAAAGCTTTTGGTCGGTCTGATTCGGTTAAAAAATCAAAAAAACGGGTCGGTTGAGGCTGGATTTTATGGGAAGTTCAAACACCCGCATGAAATATTTTTTGAATTTTCTGACTAATAACCACCAAAGAACTTGGCTCCATGGAACCTGGCTTTTGCCCCTGGGTCAATGAAACCATGGCGATTAAGTCCCCCCTGGGCTAGAATATCGCTCAGACTCACACCTCCCTAGTTCTAAGCTTGTTTGATTTTGCCCTAACCTGAATAAACCGCCGTTGCTTGGTGGCCCTGCCATGATTGACCACTCCGCCGTTGATAAATCGTCCTTTGCCTCCAGTGAGTCCGACTACATTCAAGCAGAGCTGATGGCCGAGGAAGAAACTAGGCCTAGGGTGAGCTATGACCCAGGAGAGTCTAGCCTGGCGCCCCTAGACCAGCCCCTGGAAGCAACGGAAAGTTTTGAATTTAATTTCATTGACTGCCCGGTGCCCCAGGAAGAGGTACAGAACACTGATCTCACTGAGGAAATTCTGACCCGTCTATTTACGCCCTGGAGTTTGGCGGGACTGTTGATGTTGGTGGCGGCCAATGGGTTATTAACGGTTTATAGTTTGACTGCTCGATCGCCGGCTCCAACAATGGCGGTGGCCAATTTTGACGGTTTGCCCCCCATTGCCCCTGGTTTAGATCCGGTGGCCGATGCGGGGACTGGCCTTAATCTACAGAAGCTCAGCGAAATGGCTGTAGTGCATGATCCCCAATCGATGGCTCCCTCTGCTCCCCAGGCGATCGCCAATCAGAATGTTGCCAATGTTCCCAGTGCCCCCCCGTCAACAATGGTTCCCCCAGCCCA is a window of Synechocystis sp. PCC 7338 DNA encoding:
- a CDS encoding ATP-binding protein, translated to MHEQTDTYEEKRLEILKSCRLLDTIPDYSFDQIVLTLKEVCQVPIALFGLMDQDRLWFKSQVGCDLTEAPRETSYCNIALKRQQILIVPDTLQDPVFKDQPRYLKEQLIRFYAGVPLITPDGYELGVLCIIDFLPRELTPGQMLMMAKLARQVMIEIQKRRLTENISRQTQERISQQHKDRFFWKLSLAFSLVIALRIVSVFPTLWTVSNSDKLSRSVIYTQEVLSQINGLRLSLRETQLDVRDYSISNKSTTILNSYDLHIKNIYQNLDQLSILIEGNSKQQVDIGQLKLLIDKNSKILNQLINDTNRQSLSYIRQTYIRQQSNSIVADLLKLLERIEDRELLLLEQLQQAFGDSRESSPLIIWTNLGITLLILIVILVWVYHEVRLRYRGESQANQQEEFLEVTLASIGDAVIMTDANETIILMNPVAEILTDWPHQEGVGQKFSTVLNLINTKTQAPYSSPVSAAISSQVNQSLHDAVALVRRNGETIDIDDSCAPIIGVDGLVAGCVMVFRDVSEQRRHEEQVAQTLQREQEINSLKTSFVSMVSHEFRTPLTSIFSSTELLASFDGRTNPERQDKHLQRIYTSIRRLEQMLDDVLLIGRVESGRLQFQPELMNLGLVIKDIVEAIQAGIGRHHQINVSFDKVAEPVFMDAKLIKFIFTNLLSNAVKYSLPIHPVEVSVAVVNAGVQVQVIDQGIGIPVKDLPKLFRTFQRASNVGNIHGTGLGLSIVKTCVDLHRGSIQVESVLDRGTRFKVWLPNQLTVPPKVAHPELINTAEEIEGLEHLKILKAPSQ
- a CDS encoding EAL domain-containing protein yields the protein MDTANILILVIEDDESIRENIAEMLTDEGCTVLVAENGISGLKIAQDNHPNLILCDIMMPQLDGYGVLTALRQKPDTEMIPFIFLTARAERTDQRTGMKLGADDYVTKPFSRADLLEAISTRLAKANSQEQYIDSKVAREREKLEQIYHYDPDSGLPNRFLLRQKFNETVATRNTLEELVGILSLQILQLRQVEIILNPKERQELILELTRRLRSQLEQEDALFLMDHDRYLIIATIPKTRAEIQHLVELIHGVMAKPIQIGTFRTRLSILTGISCFPEDDVCLEGLVEKADFAASQVSQEIAYEFYSSHHREQNLEKLVLEDELSQALEESWFRVFYQPKIDGNTGEIVGAEALVRCRHPQKGLLPPAQFIPIAEATGLIVLIGLKVLEQVCKDQKRWNNLGLPPLKIAVNLSPLQFRQANLDQTIANLLYTHGLMLRPNFLELEITESCLIANVPRTCQILTSLANLGITLAVDDFGTGYSSLEYLQVLPVNVVKIDQCFVRGLDTNPRNASIVKAVIQLCHELNLRVVAEGVETVTEARFLQNLGCDQLQGYLFSQPVPEPEFYQFCLNWTASEVPDLSQLLPDFIV